In Candidatus Sericytochromatia bacterium, a single window of DNA contains:
- a CDS encoding M48 family metallopeptidase translates to MNPPSPHIQMVSARTARARLVDGQLVVKMPMHWPAEHQARAIARFVRWAARQVRDLEVLETVPAEPFKRWGEREFSDYVEQVNRVTLCAPLRGVRIGKARHSRLAQANTRTGILTFSRFAIDGMPLSALRYLVIHELAHLYEANHSSRFWALVAAHEPDYKHQRRLAQMHHARAVQRGDGPDPAAPGTTPSLLPVAVAAGEINSSETSTAGLLPQGAPDGHPFGPLFSFVGSRNGR, encoded by the coding sequence ATGAATCCACCTTCGCCCCACATTCAAATGGTGTCCGCGCGGACTGCCCGTGCCCGCCTCGTCGATGGGCAACTGGTGGTCAAGATGCCCATGCACTGGCCCGCGGAACATCAGGCCAGGGCGATCGCGCGATTCGTACGCTGGGCGGCCAGACAGGTCCGCGATCTCGAAGTGCTGGAGACAGTTCCCGCCGAGCCCTTCAAGCGCTGGGGCGAGCGGGAGTTTTCTGACTATGTGGAGCAAGTGAATCGGGTCACCCTGTGCGCCCCTTTGCGCGGCGTTCGGATTGGCAAGGCACGCCACAGTCGCCTCGCGCAGGCAAACACAAGAACGGGGATTCTGACCTTCTCTCGCTTCGCCATTGATGGCATGCCGTTGTCCGCGCTTCGCTATCTGGTGATTCATGAACTGGCACACCTGTACGAGGCCAATCATTCGTCGCGCTTCTGGGCGCTGGTGGCGGCCCACGAGCCGGACTATAAGCACCAGCGCAGACTTGCGCAGATGCATCACGCCCGGGCAGTCCAGCGAGGGGACGGTCCTGATCCCGCTGCTCCCGGAACTACCCCAAGCTTGCTCCCGGTCGCTGTCGCAGCGGGGGAGATAAACTCCTCTGAGACCAGCACAGCCGGCCTTCTTCCCCAGGGGGCCCCGGATGGTCATCCTTTCGGACCTCTCTTTTCCTTTGTTGGAAGCCGAAACGGTCGCTGA
- a CDS encoding Glu/Leu/Phe/Val dehydrogenase yields the protein MLLTESKAESPLQGARQQLSKVIDLMGLGQSVYNRLAHPDRIVTVHSPVRMDDGSIHVFTGYRVQHNNALGPYKGGLRFHHHAEMDEFTALAMLMTWKCALVGLPFGGAKGGITVDPRELSLGELERLTRRFTSDLIPIIDPNKDIPAPDVNTGPREMAWIMDTFSVNKGYAVPGVVTGKPICVGGSLGRNEATGRGVTIILEETLRHAGRKIQGIRVAIQGFGNVGGVTANLLHQMGAKVVAVSDWRGGIQNAEGLNIPALMAHYKETGTLEGYQEGSAISNADLLTMPCEVLIPAALESVLTADNAEKIKAEFVIEAANAPTTPAGELILEKRGVTVVPDILANAGGVVVSYFEWVQGMSQLFWTEEEVNDRLRRVLTRAFAQVSALVDQKQLSFRMAAYSVGVGAVAEATRVRGLYP from the coding sequence ATGCTGCTGACTGAATCCAAAGCCGAATCCCCCCTGCAGGGTGCCCGGCAACAACTGTCGAAGGTCATTGACCTGATGGGACTGGGGCAGAGCGTCTACAATCGCCTCGCCCATCCGGATCGAATCGTCACCGTCCACTCCCCCGTTCGCATGGATGACGGCAGCATTCACGTCTTCACGGGCTATCGGGTCCAGCACAACAATGCCCTTGGGCCATACAAGGGCGGGCTCCGCTTCCATCACCACGCTGAAATGGATGAGTTCACGGCCTTGGCGATGCTGATGACCTGGAAATGTGCCCTGGTCGGACTACCGTTTGGTGGGGCCAAAGGCGGCATCACGGTCGATCCAAGGGAACTCTCCCTCGGCGAACTTGAACGTTTGACCCGCCGATTCACGTCTGACCTGATTCCCATCATCGACCCCAACAAGGACATCCCGGCGCCGGACGTGAACACCGGCCCGCGTGAAATGGCCTGGATCATGGACACGTTCAGCGTCAACAAGGGATACGCTGTTCCCGGAGTGGTCACGGGCAAGCCCATCTGCGTGGGAGGCAGCCTGGGGCGCAACGAAGCGACGGGGCGCGGCGTCACCATTATTTTGGAGGAAACCCTGCGGCACGCGGGTCGGAAGATTCAGGGCATCCGAGTGGCCATTCAGGGCTTTGGCAACGTGGGGGGCGTCACGGCCAACCTGTTGCACCAGATGGGAGCGAAGGTGGTCGCCGTCAGCGATTGGCGCGGCGGTATTCAGAATGCAGAGGGGTTGAATATTCCTGCCCTGATGGCGCACTACAAGGAGACAGGAACGCTCGAAGGCTACCAGGAGGGCAGCGCCATCAGCAATGCAGACCTCTTGACCATGCCCTGTGAAGTCTTGATCCCAGCGGCCTTGGAAAGCGTTCTGACAGCCGACAATGCTGAAAAGATCAAGGCGGAGTTTGTGATCGAGGCCGCCAATGCGCCCACCACGCCAGCGGGGGAACTTATCCTGGAGAAGCGGGGGGTCACGGTGGTACCCGATATTCTCGCCAATGCAGGCGGCGTCGTGGTGAGTTACTTCGAGTGGGTGCAGGGCATGAGCCAGCTTTTCTGGACAGAGGAAGAAGTCAATGACCGGCTGAGGCGGGTGCTCACCCGGGCATTTGCCCAGGTATCAGCCTTGGTGGACCAGAAGCAGCTTTCTTTCCGGATGGCCGCTTATTCCGTGGGTGTAGGAGCCGTGGCAGAGGCCACCCGAGTGCGCGGCCTCTACCCATGA
- a CDS encoding alpha-amylase family glycosyl hydrolase, whose protein sequence is MSKRSVSVGRRGVGLPVRSAIALCAAVLSLMGCGAMPTPGLPQAAAASDLTTSARKRALDSWRDDIIYFALTDRFSNGDRTNDRHVNAKDPHAYHGGDLAGLTKKLPYIKDLGATALWITPINDNKDDAFVGKYWGFHGYWIHDFNRVEEHLGDEADLKRLVDTAHGMGIKVMLDIVVNHAGYDAPIAKDPQRRSWFHHNGNIANWDDQYQLEHHDIFGLPDFNTENPEVLDYMVDVWSRWITRAGVDGFRVDTVKHVPKPFWAKFNAAVANRAPKDFLMLGEVLNGDTGYVSSYIREGRFDTTFDFPMYFTMADVFARGQSMRKLGERLRQDGAYPDAGMLSTFLDNHDVPRFMSTAGGDERKLRLALTFLMTARGIPCVYYGTEVAMEGAAEPDNREDMRFGSNPRLTAFVKKLTSLRKQLPALRRGRMLEMWQDDDVYAFTRLAASSSSGSDEVVVAMNNADRDRRVTVPIRRESGLPDGTVLEDRLSGTRFTVTDRSITLTMAPKQGMVLSPAAGVKPHRKR, encoded by the coding sequence GTGAGCAAGCGTTCAGTTTCGGTGGGGCGCAGGGGCGTTGGCCTTCCCGTTCGTTCGGCGATCGCGCTCTGTGCCGCGGTCTTGAGCCTGATGGGTTGTGGGGCCATGCCGACGCCAGGCCTGCCTCAGGCTGCTGCAGCCTCCGACCTGACCACGTCCGCGCGCAAGCGAGCGCTCGACAGTTGGCGCGATGACATCATTTATTTCGCGCTGACCGACCGCTTCTCCAACGGAGATCGGACCAACGACCGGCACGTCAACGCCAAGGATCCCCACGCCTACCATGGGGGTGACCTGGCAGGCCTGACCAAAAAGCTTCCCTATATCAAGGATCTGGGCGCGACGGCGCTCTGGATCACGCCCATCAATGACAACAAGGATGATGCCTTCGTTGGGAAGTACTGGGGCTTCCATGGCTACTGGATTCACGACTTCAATCGCGTCGAGGAGCACCTGGGCGATGAAGCCGACCTCAAGCGGTTGGTCGACACGGCTCACGGAATGGGCATCAAGGTCATGCTCGACATCGTGGTGAACCACGCCGGTTACGATGCGCCGATCGCCAAGGATCCGCAGCGCCGGTCCTGGTTTCACCACAACGGGAACATTGCCAACTGGGACGACCAGTACCAGCTCGAGCACCACGACATCTTCGGGCTGCCCGATTTCAACACGGAAAATCCAGAAGTGCTGGATTACATGGTGGACGTGTGGAGCCGCTGGATCACCCGTGCTGGTGTCGATGGATTCCGAGTCGATACGGTCAAGCACGTTCCCAAGCCCTTCTGGGCCAAGTTCAATGCGGCTGTGGCCAACCGAGCCCCCAAGGACTTCCTGATGCTGGGTGAGGTGCTGAATGGCGACACGGGCTACGTGAGCTCCTACATCCGCGAGGGCCGGTTCGACACGACGTTTGACTTTCCAATGTACTTCACCATGGCGGACGTCTTTGCGCGGGGCCAGTCGATGAGAAAACTGGGCGAGCGGCTTCGCCAAGACGGCGCCTACCCTGACGCGGGGATGCTGTCGACCTTTCTCGATAACCACGACGTGCCCCGCTTCATGAGCACGGCAGGCGGGGATGAACGCAAGCTCCGACTTGCCTTGACGTTCCTGATGACGGCCCGCGGCATCCCGTGCGTCTACTACGGCACGGAAGTGGCCATGGAGGGTGCCGCCGAGCCCGACAACCGTGAGGACATGCGTTTCGGCTCCAATCCTCGGCTGACGGCCTTTGTGAAGAAGCTGACCTCCTTGCGGAAGCAACTCCCCGCGCTGCGGCGAGGCCGGATGCTGGAGATGTGGCAAGATGACGACGTCTATGCCTTCACCCGGTTGGCGGCGAGTTCCTCCAGCGGGAGCGATGAGGTGGTGGTGGCGATGAACAACGCGGACCGCGATCGCCGCGTGACCGTGCCGATTCGACGGGAAAGCGGTTTACCCGACGGCACCGTTCTGGAGGACCGCTTGTCCGGCACCCGCTTCACGGTGACGGACCGTTCCATCACGTTGACCATGGCGCCCAAGCAGGGGATGGTCCTGTCCCCAGCGGCCGGCGTCAAGCCTCACCGCAAGCGCTGA
- the ald gene encoding alanine dehydrogenase, producing the protein MIIGVPTEVKNSENRVALTPAGTMALKQAGHTVLVQAGAGLGSGMRDDEYEAAGAEIVPTAADAWGRAEMVVKVKEPIPSEYGFLRKDLVLFTYLHLAAGAELTDALCKSGVTAIAYETIQLPDRSLPLLTPMSEIAGRMSVQAGAYYLEKAHGGRGVLLGGVPGVPPADVVVIGGGVSGTHAAKMALGLGAQVQILDINLDRLRYLEDVLHGRVITQMSSPLNIARAVRGADLVIGAVLIPGAKAPCLVTHDMIKTMKRGSVVVDIAIDQGGCIETIKTTTHADPVYEVDGVIHYGVANIPGAVPRTSTFALNNATLPYMLQLANKGATRAMADNASLALGLNVQGGEITHPAVKAAFSQAVPA; encoded by the coding sequence GTGATCATTGGCGTCCCCACCGAAGTCAAAAACAGCGAAAACCGGGTGGCGCTGACGCCTGCCGGCACCATGGCCCTCAAGCAAGCCGGTCACACGGTGCTGGTTCAGGCTGGCGCGGGCTTGGGCAGCGGCATGCGGGACGATGAATACGAAGCGGCCGGAGCCGAGATTGTCCCCACCGCCGCGGATGCGTGGGGTCGAGCTGAAATGGTGGTGAAGGTCAAGGAGCCCATTCCCTCCGAATACGGCTTTTTGCGAAAAGACCTGGTGCTCTTCACCTACCTGCATCTGGCCGCCGGTGCGGAGTTGACTGATGCGCTCTGCAAGAGCGGGGTCACGGCGATCGCCTACGAAACCATCCAACTGCCGGACCGCTCTCTGCCACTCCTGACCCCCATGAGCGAGATCGCCGGCCGCATGTCGGTGCAAGCCGGCGCCTACTATCTTGAAAAGGCCCACGGTGGACGCGGCGTGTTGCTGGGAGGCGTTCCTGGCGTCCCCCCCGCTGACGTGGTCGTCATCGGCGGTGGCGTCAGTGGTACCCACGCAGCCAAAATGGCGCTGGGTCTGGGAGCACAGGTTCAGATTCTCGACATCAATCTGGACCGCCTCCGCTACTTGGAAGACGTCCTGCACGGGCGGGTCATCACCCAGATGTCGAGTCCGCTGAACATCGCGCGAGCGGTGCGAGGCGCTGACCTGGTGATCGGGGCGGTGCTGATTCCGGGCGCCAAGGCTCCTTGCCTGGTCACCCACGATATGATCAAGACCATGAAGCGCGGATCCGTGGTGGTTGACATCGCCATCGATCAGGGTGGCTGCATCGAGACCATCAAGACGACCACCCACGCCGACCCCGTCTATGAGGTGGATGGCGTGATCCACTATGGCGTTGCCAACATTCCAGGCGCCGTACCGCGTACGAGTACGTTTGCCTTGAACAACGCGACCCTGCCTTACATGTTGCAATTGGCCAACAAGGGGGCTACCCGCGCGATGGCAGACAACGCTTCGCTGGCCCTCGGCCTGAACGTGCAAGGCGGCGAAATCACCCACCCCGCTGTCAAGGCCGCCTTCTCTCAGGCCGTGCCCGCGTGA
- a CDS encoding mucoidy inhibitor MuiA family protein: protein MTPTVALATERTVQVASRIAGVTVYPDRAQVRRVAEVGLARGEHRVVFTRLPNELSADAIRISAEGTVATTLHGFDLKTVSLGTIPHKEVAELEKRLESLGDQDRQLADQRAVHQRHLDTIRETAERAPGGFSGQLAAGKANLATWRDLLVFMEQRQASQAKALQTIDRQRRTLARQMAEVRTELNRLKGFRKQDFQQVEVLLETADAGTVTVSLEYGIGNASWSPAHDARLDAKGHSLDWRSYGVVSQSTGENWNDIELVLSTARPAEGSAPPPIPQWFLNPYAPFPSESYAAPAPSSRLMQRKTAAPGGARAEMADQIAPRRAQEARAVVADQGTSISLEVPRKVTIPSDGQPHQTPIGPVAMKAESEYKVLSKLSPNAFLLVQATHPGPWPLLPGPVKAFVGKDHIGTVSLDEEVPASKRFSLPMGVDRAIEVKRNRLSKQTGITGVLQKRKYAAYRYEIQATNHKSTAQTLRVIDLYPQVSQDDIQVERVGVTPAALSDVPAGQLHWRLPLQPGERRIIQWGYRVEWPQEMELSGVE from the coding sequence TTGACCCCAACCGTCGCCCTGGCCACGGAGCGCACCGTTCAAGTGGCGAGCCGGATTGCCGGCGTGACGGTTTACCCGGACCGGGCTCAGGTGCGTCGCGTGGCGGAAGTGGGCTTGGCACGTGGCGAGCACCGGGTGGTGTTCACGCGCCTGCCGAATGAGCTGTCCGCCGATGCGATTCGCATCAGTGCAGAGGGGACGGTGGCCACCACCCTGCATGGCTTCGACCTGAAAACCGTCTCGCTCGGAACCATCCCGCACAAGGAAGTCGCGGAACTGGAGAAGCGCCTGGAGTCGCTGGGCGACCAGGACCGTCAGCTGGCCGATCAGCGGGCGGTTCATCAACGACATCTCGATACGATTCGTGAGACGGCTGAGCGGGCTCCCGGGGGATTCTCCGGCCAACTGGCGGCGGGCAAGGCCAATCTGGCCACCTGGCGAGATTTGCTGGTGTTCATGGAGCAACGTCAGGCCTCACAAGCGAAGGCTTTGCAGACGATCGACCGTCAGCGTCGCACCCTGGCCCGCCAGATGGCGGAAGTCCGAACCGAATTGAACCGGCTGAAAGGATTCCGCAAGCAAGACTTCCAGCAGGTAGAGGTCTTGCTGGAAACGGCGGATGCAGGAACCGTGACGGTCTCATTGGAGTATGGCATCGGGAATGCCAGCTGGTCGCCGGCCCATGACGCCCGCCTGGACGCGAAAGGCCACTCCCTGGATTGGCGCAGTTACGGAGTGGTCTCCCAAAGCACTGGCGAAAACTGGAACGACATCGAGTTGGTCCTCTCCACAGCGCGCCCTGCCGAGGGAAGTGCCCCGCCACCGATTCCTCAGTGGTTCCTGAACCCCTATGCGCCATTCCCCTCCGAATCGTATGCGGCGCCTGCACCCTCCTCGCGCTTGATGCAGCGCAAGACGGCGGCCCCCGGTGGCGCCCGCGCGGAGATGGCCGACCAGATCGCCCCGCGTCGCGCGCAGGAAGCGCGGGCGGTGGTGGCCGATCAGGGTACCTCCATTTCCCTGGAGGTGCCCCGCAAGGTGACCATTCCGAGCGATGGGCAGCCTCACCAGACGCCGATTGGCCCGGTCGCCATGAAGGCCGAGTCGGAGTACAAGGTCCTGTCCAAACTGTCACCGAACGCGTTCTTGCTGGTGCAGGCCACCCACCCCGGCCCTTGGCCCCTATTGCCCGGGCCAGTCAAGGCCTTCGTCGGGAAGGACCACATCGGCACGGTGTCCCTCGACGAGGAAGTCCCAGCCTCCAAGCGCTTCAGTTTGCCGATGGGAGTCGATCGCGCCATCGAGGTGAAGCGCAATCGGCTTTCCAAGCAAACGGGGATCACGGGTGTGCTTCAGAAGCGAAAGTACGCCGCTTACCGCTACGAGATTCAGGCTACCAATCACAAGTCCACCGCGCAGACGCTGCGGGTGATCGACCTCTACCCCCAAGTGAGCCAGGATGACATCCAGGTGGAGCGGGTCGGGGTCACGCCGGCCGCTCTGAGTGACGTGCCCGCAGGCCAATTGCACTGGCGCTTGCCTCTACAGCCAGGCGAAAGGCGGATCATCCAGTGGGGCTATCGGGTGGAGTGGCCACAAGAGATGGAACTCAGCGGCGTCGAATAG
- a CDS encoding DUF896 domain-containing protein has product MISPEKIARINQLARLAKEPAGLTPEQKAEQASLRREYIDAVKASLQPQLESIRFVDDSGQVYNPQTGRVEGFVSEDPRGEGA; this is encoded by the coding sequence GTGATTTCCCCGGAAAAGATTGCGCGTATCAATCAACTCGCTCGACTCGCAAAGGAGCCTGCGGGGCTCACGCCCGAGCAGAAGGCTGAGCAGGCTTCGCTTCGCCGCGAATACATCGATGCGGTCAAGGCCAGCCTGCAGCCGCAGCTCGAAAGCATCCGCTTCGTGGACGACAGCGGGCAGGTGTACAACCCTCAAACGGGTCGGGTCGAGGGCTTTGTCAGCGAAGACCCGCGCGGAGAAGGCGCGTGA
- a CDS encoding DUF1284 domain-containing protein, with the protein MTGPSKPVKAPLALRGHHFLCTLHYQGAGYSSDFVANFTHLMETVASSERTEVVVAAEADAICGPCPSLQPDGQTCAHQVSISRRDRALLEAMGWSPGDRLDLEQAHRAVLARREELMEKVCPGCEWLPRCLEKGPNGIASPLRRGPSPSGGTL; encoded by the coding sequence GTGACAGGGCCTTCCAAACCTGTAAAAGCGCCATTGGCGCTGCGGGGACACCACTTTCTCTGCACCCTGCATTACCAGGGTGCGGGCTACTCTTCCGATTTCGTCGCCAATTTCACGCACCTGATGGAGACCGTCGCCAGCAGCGAAAGGACAGAGGTGGTGGTGGCCGCGGAGGCGGATGCGATCTGCGGCCCCTGCCCCTCGTTGCAGCCGGATGGGCAGACGTGTGCGCACCAGGTCTCGATCTCGCGTCGGGATCGGGCCTTGCTGGAGGCTATGGGGTGGTCCCCTGGCGATCGTCTGGACCTGGAGCAGGCTCACCGCGCGGTGTTGGCGCGACGGGAGGAACTCATGGAGAAGGTTTGTCCGGGGTGTGAATGGCTCCCCCGTTGTCTTGAAAAGGGCCCCAACGGAATTGCCAGTCCACTGCGCCGGGGGCCTTCGCCCTCAGGAGGGACGCTGTGA
- a CDS encoding bifunctional 3,4-dihydroxy-2-butanone-4-phosphate synthase/GTP cyclohydrolase II, translated as MENRPVEFAPIESVLEALRHGQLVLVVDDEDRENEGDLIAAAAVTTPETINFMVTHGRGLVCLAVTPQTAEHLALVPMSSQNTDPHGTAFTVSVDASEGTTTGISAADRARTVAVVVNPESRPADLRRPGHIFPLVARAGGVLERAGHTEAAVDLARLAGLAPAGVICEVLNPDGTMARLPQLLEMARERGLLLTSIARLIEYRLQKERFIKRVAHAQLPNVWGDFQIYGYVNSLDGSEHVALVLGDPSLPGTLVRMHSECLTGDALGSRRCDCGEQRDAALEAIRAEGRGVFVYLKQEGRGIGLLNKLKAYALQDQGLDTVEANQRLGFAPDLRQYGVGAQILVDLGISSMRLLTNNPRKVVGLEGYGLTVEGRVPLMIQANPHNQGYLGTKARKLGHLL; from the coding sequence ATGGAAAACCGTCCCGTCGAATTTGCTCCCATCGAGTCCGTGCTCGAAGCGCTGCGCCACGGTCAACTGGTGCTCGTGGTGGATGATGAGGACCGTGAAAACGAGGGCGACCTGATTGCTGCGGCCGCCGTCACGACCCCTGAAACGATCAATTTCATGGTCACCCATGGACGCGGCCTCGTCTGTCTGGCCGTGACGCCTCAGACGGCTGAGCACCTGGCGCTGGTTCCCATGAGTAGTCAGAATACGGACCCTCACGGGACCGCTTTCACGGTTTCGGTCGATGCCTCGGAGGGCACCACCACGGGAATCAGCGCCGCCGATCGCGCGCGAACCGTGGCCGTGGTGGTGAATCCAGAGTCCCGACCGGCAGACTTGAGACGGCCAGGCCACATCTTTCCGTTGGTGGCCCGCGCGGGAGGTGTTCTCGAGCGGGCCGGGCATACGGAAGCGGCGGTCGATCTGGCCAGGCTCGCGGGGCTTGCGCCCGCGGGGGTTATTTGCGAAGTGCTCAATCCAGATGGCACGATGGCGCGATTGCCCCAACTTCTCGAAATGGCGCGCGAACGTGGCTTGCTGCTGACCTCGATTGCTCGTTTGATCGAATACCGCTTGCAAAAAGAGCGTTTCATCAAGCGTGTGGCCCATGCGCAACTGCCGAACGTCTGGGGGGATTTTCAGATTTATGGCTACGTCAACAGCCTGGACGGCAGTGAGCACGTGGCCTTGGTGCTGGGAGACCCCAGCCTACCGGGGACTCTGGTCCGGATGCACTCAGAATGCTTGACGGGGGATGCCCTGGGAAGTCGCCGCTGTGACTGTGGAGAGCAGCGGGATGCGGCACTGGAAGCGATCCGGGCGGAAGGTCGTGGCGTGTTTGTCTATCTGAAACAGGAAGGCCGGGGCATCGGCTTGCTGAACAAGTTGAAGGCCTATGCCCTGCAGGACCAGGGCCTGGACACCGTGGAGGCGAATCAGCGTCTGGGGTTTGCACCGGACCTCAGGCAGTACGGGGTGGGCGCACAGATCCTCGTGGACCTCGGTATTTCCTCCATGAGGTTGCTGACCAACAACCCACGCAAAGTGGTGGGGCTGGAGGGTTACGGTCTGACGGTGGAGGGGAGGGTTCCCCTGATGATTCAAGCCAACCCGCACAATCAGGGTTACCTGGGCACCAAGGCTCGAAAATTGGGACACCTGTTGTGA
- a CDS encoding riboflavin synthase codes for MFTGLVEALGTLVHHGDGVLAIRSPEIASQAALGDSIATNGICLTVTRLEGDVFWADYSATTRAVTTVAHWKAGDRVNLEQALTLGKRLGGHLVTGHVDGIGTVRSVRPGEAGVQLEIEAPLSLHRYMVEKGSITVDGVSLTIVTLAPPVFRLTIVPHTWTHTALVDRRPGSRVNLEVDTLAKYVEKLLAPRLEGGGLTLEEMARQGY; via the coding sequence ATGTTTACCGGTCTTGTCGAAGCGCTAGGCACCCTCGTCCATCACGGGGACGGCGTGCTGGCCATCCGATCTCCCGAGATCGCGTCCCAGGCCGCGCTGGGGGACTCCATCGCCACCAACGGAATCTGCCTGACGGTCACGCGCTTGGAGGGGGATGTCTTCTGGGCTGATTACTCGGCCACCACCCGGGCCGTCACGACGGTTGCACATTGGAAGGCGGGAGATCGGGTCAACCTGGAACAGGCGCTCACCCTCGGCAAGCGACTGGGGGGACATCTGGTCACCGGCCACGTCGACGGAATCGGTACGGTGCGTTCAGTTCGCCCCGGCGAGGCAGGGGTGCAACTGGAGATCGAGGCGCCCCTCTCGCTGCATCGGTACATGGTCGAGAAGGGGTCGATCACGGTCGATGGGGTCAGCCTCACCATCGTGACCCTGGCTCCCCCAGTTTTTCGCTTGACGATCGTGCCGCATACCTGGACTCACACGGCCCTGGTCGACCGCAGGCCGGGCTCTCGCGTGAATCTCGAGGTGGATACGTTGGCCAAATATGTGGAGAAACTTCTGGCTCCTCGTCTGGAGGGGGGCGGTCTCACGTTGGAAGAGATGGCAAGGCAAGGTTACTGA
- the ribD gene encoding bifunctional diaminohydroxyphosphoribosylaminopyrimidine deaminase/5-amino-6-(5-phosphoribosylamino)uracil reductase RibD, with the protein MPTQPLHLDQAALDASFMARALELAWQGRGWTSPNPMVGAVVVKDGQIVGEGFHPQVGKPHAEVFALDAAAADAQGATLYVTLEPCAHHGRTPPCVERVLQSGIRRVVVAVEDPNPVVSGRGLQMLREAGLEVTCGVLAREAATANERFFKYIRTKRPFVSLKTGMSLDGKIATASGESQWITNETSRGYVQILRGTYDAIMVGVNTVVQDNPRLTCRLPGGRQPLRIIIDSMARTPLNANVFDKPAGTAALRSHTLVCVGSKAPEERLRALREVGAEILVCPDAGFASDTHVDLVRLMALLGKREITSILLEGGGTLNAAALEAGIVDKVYVFVAPKLIGGVGAPTMVEGSGVTLLEEAIHLHRMTSTPMGGDMLLEAYTQPE; encoded by the coding sequence ATGCCGACCCAGCCCCTTCATCTTGACCAAGCCGCTCTGGATGCCAGTTTCATGGCCCGTGCCCTGGAGCTGGCGTGGCAGGGCCGCGGCTGGACAAGCCCGAACCCGATGGTGGGCGCGGTGGTGGTCAAGGACGGGCAGATTGTCGGGGAGGGGTTTCACCCCCAGGTGGGGAAACCTCACGCGGAGGTGTTCGCGCTGGACGCGGCAGCGGCCGATGCGCAGGGAGCCACGCTTTACGTCACGCTCGAACCGTGTGCGCATCACGGGCGCACCCCCCCATGCGTGGAACGCGTCCTCCAGTCCGGTATTCGGCGGGTGGTGGTCGCGGTGGAGGACCCCAATCCGGTGGTGTCTGGACGTGGTCTGCAGATGCTCCGAGAGGCAGGGCTTGAGGTGACATGTGGCGTGCTTGCCCGGGAAGCGGCCACCGCCAACGAGCGCTTCTTCAAGTACATCCGCACCAAGCGCCCCTTCGTCTCGCTGAAGACCGGCATGAGTCTGGATGGGAAGATTGCCACCGCCTCAGGGGAGAGTCAGTGGATCACCAACGAAACTTCTCGCGGATACGTGCAGATTTTGCGTGGGACATACGATGCGATCATGGTCGGAGTCAACACGGTGGTGCAGGACAACCCCCGGCTGACGTGTCGCCTCCCGGGGGGGCGCCAACCGTTGCGCATCATCATCGACTCGATGGCTCGCACCCCCCTGAACGCCAACGTCTTCGATAAACCGGCCGGGACGGCCGCCTTGCGCTCCCATACGCTGGTCTGTGTGGGGTCGAAGGCACCGGAGGAGCGTTTGCGGGCACTCCGAGAGGTCGGCGCTGAAATTCTCGTCTGCCCAGACGCCGGCTTTGCCAGTGATACGCACGTCGACCTGGTGCGCTTGATGGCTTTGCTGGGGAAGCGAGAGATCACCAGTATTCTGCTTGAAGGCGGAGGCACCCTCAACGCGGCGGCCTTGGAGGCCGGGATTGTCGACAAGGTCTATGTCTTTGTGGCCCCCAAACTGATTGGCGGTGTGGGCGCACCCACCATGGTGGAGGGCAGTGGCGTCACGTTGCTCGAGGAAGCCATCCACCTCCATCGGATGACCAGTACACCGATGGGCGGGGATATGTTGCTCGAGGCCTACACCCAGCCTGAGTGA